A genome region from Carya illinoinensis cultivar Pawnee chromosome 2, C.illinoinensisPawnee_v1, whole genome shotgun sequence includes the following:
- the LOC122301092 gene encoding root phototropism protein 3-like, whose translation MKIRNILLSCVYPAGRLSNTNSRKKPPATSFAPRMEKLSLPETVTSPAKPSQFAAECWFDDACILDMDYFVKTLSGIKAKGVRHDLIGSIITHYASKWLPDLSCGDVTQKGQTNYLEESPGSVTASWMKKRFFVETIVGVLPPEKDSIPCNFLLCLLRTANMVGVEPTYIAELERRISWQLDHASLKELMIPSFSHTCGTLLDVELVIRLVKRFVNLDETAKTGASLIKVAKLVDCYLAEAALDSNMSLSELVALAGALPGHARASDDGLYRAIDTYLKAHPATSKEERKSLCRLIDSRKLSPEASLHAAQNERLPVRAVIQVLFSEQNKLNRYIDWSGSFSTSTWSPNPGFEPSARCYSKREMTTQQMEIRKLKEDVFWLQSQCKSMQAQIERLTEKKGFFNWKKFGMPSLKSVNVIEKLEQVEVEESLGRETPLDMKTKLMRGRTPPRRRKSMS comes from the exons ATGAAGATACGAAATATACTCTTATCCTGTGTTTACCCAGCAGGTCGTCTATCTAACACGAACTCCCGCAAAAAGCCACCGGCCACAAGTTTTGCACCAAGAATGGAGAAGCTATCCTTGCCGGAAACTGTCACTTCCCCTGCCAAACCATCTCAGTTCGCGGCTGAATGCTGGTTCGACGATGCATGTATCCTTGACATGGACTACTTTGTCAAAACCCTCTCCGGCATCAAGGCCAAGGGTGTCCGGCATGACCTCATCGGTTCCATAATCACCCACTACGCCTCCAAGTGGCTACCAGACCTCTCCTGCGGGGACGTCACTCAAAAGGGCCAAACAAATTACTTGGAAGAATCTCCGGGAAGCGTCACGGCCTCATGGATGAAGAAAAGGTTCTTCGTGGAAACCATAGTAGGAGTTCTCCCTCCTGAAAAGGACTCCATCCCATGCAACTTCCTTCTTTGCCTTCTCCGGACAGCCAATATGGTTGGGGTCGAGCCCACGTATATAGCCGAGCTTGAGAGACGGATTTCATGGCAGCTTGACCATGCTTCACTGAAAGAGCTAATGATACCATCGTTCAGCCATACTTGTGGGACTTTGCTGGATGTGGAGCTCGTTATTCGGCTGGTGAAGAGGTTTGTGAATTTGGATGAAACTGCTAAGACGGGGGCTTCTTTGATTAAGGTAGCAAAGCTCGTGGATTGTTATCTCGCTGAGGCTGCCCTTGATTCAAATATGAGCTTGTCGGAGTTGGTTGCGCTAGCAGGAGCTCTCCCTGGCCATGCTCGTGCCTCAGATGATGGGTTATACCGAGCCATTGATACTTATCTCAAA GCACATCCCGCGACatcaaaggaagaaagaaagagtcTTTGCAGACTAATTGATAGTCGAAAATTGTCACCAGAAGCATCTCTCCATGCTGCCCAAAACGAACGTTTGCCCGTCCGAGCTGTTATCCAAGTACTCTTCTCTGAGCAAAACAAGCTCAATCGCTATATTGATTGGAGTGGCTCCTTCAGTACTAGCACCTGGAGCCCGAACCCAGGGTTTGAACCTTCGGCTCGGTGCTACTCAAAGCGTGAAATGACAACTCAACAAATGGAGATAAGGAAGTTGAAGGAGGATGTATTTTGGCTTCAAAGCCAATGCAAGTCCATGCAAGCTCAAATTGAGAGGCTTACAGAGAAGAAGGGGtttttcaattggaagaaaTTTGGAATGCCTTCACTCAAGAGTGTTAATGTAATCGAAAAACTCGAACAAGTTGAAGTGGAGGAGAGTTTAGGGCGGGAAACACCATTGGACATGAAAACCAAGTTGATGAGAGGTCGGACTCCTCCCAGGCGGAGGAAATCTATGTCTTGA